One Granulicella sp. 5B5 DNA window includes the following coding sequences:
- a CDS encoding amino acid permease, translating to MGVGIVIGSGIFTVIGTAIGGNPAQTVKISESPVIDLIVGLLHHTSGAVAGRPGAGPVLVVSLVLVAIVCALTGLCYAELASMIPIAGSAYTYSYATMGELVAWIIGWDLILEYAFANMSVSVGFAAHLVDALDWFGLRLSPKWLAPAYLPLGLQDLAGKDIYGPGWHHGFDIPAFLIVLFLTVLLVLGIRESSRTNNAMVLIKIAAILTFVFFGMSFIHPRYYHPFSPNGWSGILAGGSIIFFTYIGFDAVSTASEECKKPQRDVPIGIIATLIVCTILYIGVAATLTGLVPWQSVAGDGAPVVNALKRVALEPGAHRLHWVRLAVLFGAILGMISSILVGQYGQARIWFAMSRDRLLPDKFSAVHKRFRTPWFATVVAGILVAIPSGLFDVGTLAEMSNIGTLFAFVLVSIGVLVLRAKDPHRHRGFRVPFGPVVPVLSIAFCLLLMAGLPVRTWERFFIWLVIGLVVYYFYSRKRSEFYQGE from the coding sequence ATGGGCGTCGGCATCGTCATCGGTTCGGGCATCTTCACTGTCATCGGCACGGCCATCGGCGGCAACCCGGCGCAGACGGTTAAAATCTCGGAGTCGCCGGTCATCGACCTCATCGTCGGCCTGCTGCACCACACCAGCGGAGCCGTCGCAGGCCGTCCCGGCGCGGGCCCAGTACTGGTTGTCTCGCTCGTCCTCGTCGCCATCGTCTGCGCGCTCACCGGCCTGTGTTATGCCGAGCTCGCCAGCATGATCCCCATCGCGGGTTCCGCCTACACCTACTCCTACGCCACCATGGGCGAGCTCGTCGCCTGGATCATCGGCTGGGACCTCATCCTGGAGTACGCCTTCGCCAACATGAGCGTCTCCGTCGGCTTCGCCGCGCACCTGGTCGACGCGCTCGACTGGTTCGGCCTGCGATTAAGCCCCAAGTGGCTCGCGCCCGCGTATCTGCCGCTCGGCCTGCAAGACCTCGCCGGTAAAGACATCTACGGCCCCGGCTGGCACCACGGCTTCGATATCCCCGCGTTCCTTATCGTCCTCTTTCTCACCGTGCTGCTTGTGCTCGGCATCCGCGAATCGTCGCGCACCAACAATGCAATGGTGCTCATCAAGATCGCCGCCATCCTCACCTTCGTCTTCTTCGGCATGAGCTTCATCCACCCACGCTACTACCATCCGTTCTCGCCCAACGGCTGGTCCGGCATCCTCGCCGGCGGGTCGATTATCTTTTTCACCTACATCGGGTTTGACGCCGTCTCCACAGCCAGCGAAGAGTGCAAGAAGCCGCAGCGCGACGTCCCCATCGGCATCATCGCCACGCTCATCGTCTGCACCATCCTGTACATCGGCGTGGCGGCCACGCTCACCGGCCTCGTCCCTTGGCAGTCGGTCGCCGGCGATGGCGCTCCCGTGGTCAACGCCCTCAAGCGCGTCGCGCTCGAACCCGGCGCGCACCGCCTGCACTGGGTGCGGCTGGCGGTATTGTTCGGCGCCATCCTCGGCATGATCTCCTCGATCCTTGTCGGCCAGTACGGCCAGGCGCGCATCTGGTTCGCCATGTCCCGCGACCGTCTGTTGCCGGACAAGTTCAGCGCCGTGCACAAGCGCTTCCGCACGCCATGGTTCGCCACTGTCGTCGCGGGCATCCTTGTGGCGATCCCGTCTGGCCTCTTCGACGTCGGCACCCTCGCCGAGATGTCCAACATCGGCACGCTCTTCGCCTTCGTGCTGGTCTCCATCGGCGTCCTTGTTCTGCGCGCCAAAGACCCCCATCGTCACCGCGGCTTCCGCGTCCCCTTCGGCCCGGTGGTTCCGGTACTCAGCATCGCCTTCTGCCTGCTGCTGATGGCCGGTCTCCCCGTCCGCACCTGGGAACGATTTTTCATCTGGCTCGTCATCGGCCTCGTCGTCTACTACTTCTACAGCCGCAAACGCAGCGAGTTCTATCAGGGGGAGTAG
- a CDS encoding UvrD-helicase domain-containing protein, with protein sequence MNPQQREGIVSVDGPVLLLAGAGSGKTRVITHRIAYLIEERGVSPDNILAVTFTNKAAKEMGERVEKILGHSTLAQPTIATFHSFCVRVLRRDIEALRVGNVGLTRSFAIYDETDQQAVVKAALKRLGIDDKQLKPRVALGRISWAKNHMIDPQEYFLASTNPLEEKIAHIFEIYKKELAKANALDFDDLLLETVRLLKSSAEVRERYNRKYKYLLIDEYQDTNRPQYELMKLLGKHGNVCVVGDEDQSIYSWRGADIKNILEFEKDFPNAKTIRLEQNYRSTQVILEGASAVVAQNVQRKGKNLWTSREGGSLIGYYEAPDGENEALFIADRIAQYIREAGSSEDLPRCAVLYRTNSQSRLVEEALRRYQIQYHMVGGFSFYDRAEVKDMLSYLKLVQNPHDSIALGRVVNSPPRGIGKTTMETLERIALTTGLSTWEAIGRAMEEKLLPARTLAALEKFKRLIEDARAMLGPAFAESLAASTVPDNVVAFLAPAEEEPGYIESLAASADTEAENTTFDFGFATDDEPTPAMTGSDDGANTSFDTSFNFGFDFGPSEEISTLAPENAAAGTASLNPFAPVPLKRSASDEIRDRLKRIAAEEVRSETSERPAFRKPGDAATLPELIKFLNDRSGYIRALEDEATPESFSRIENLKELANAAQDATSRGETLAEFLDHAALVSDADQYSAEARVTLMTLHAAKGLEFPLVFLAGMEEGLFPHSRTLQDPEQMEEERRLCYVGMTRAMDTLVMTRARYRRRYGSDMPESSIASRFLEEVPSRLVEDLSPKGYGSAYSTPYPQRRGGGDDYGGERHYSYEDESQEPGGGGARSYASQRYGSKPRSGSGPLDNTAAFFGKGSSGFKGRPKLDVASPTGKTGLGKGIRVRHPKYGEGIIFAREGEGEDAKITVQFSGHGMKKLVEKFAQLERL encoded by the coding sequence ATGAATCCGCAACAGCGCGAGGGCATCGTCTCGGTCGATGGGCCCGTGCTGTTGCTCGCTGGTGCAGGCAGCGGTAAAACCCGCGTCATCACGCACCGCATCGCGTACCTGATTGAGGAGCGCGGCGTCTCGCCCGACAACATCCTCGCCGTTACCTTCACGAATAAGGCTGCTAAAGAGATGGGTGAGCGCGTGGAGAAGATCCTCGGCCACTCCACGCTTGCGCAGCCCACCATCGCCACCTTCCACAGCTTCTGCGTGCGCGTGCTGCGCCGCGACATCGAAGCCCTGCGTGTCGGCAACGTAGGTCTCACGCGCAGCTTCGCCATTTACGACGAGACCGATCAGCAGGCCGTCGTCAAAGCCGCGCTCAAGCGCCTTGGCATCGACGACAAGCAGCTCAAACCCCGCGTCGCTCTTGGCCGCATCAGCTGGGCCAAGAACCACATGATCGACCCGCAGGAGTACTTCCTCGCCTCCACGAACCCGCTGGAGGAGAAGATCGCGCACATCTTCGAGATCTACAAAAAGGAGCTCGCCAAGGCCAACGCGCTCGACTTCGACGACCTGCTGCTCGAAACTGTGCGTCTGCTCAAGAGCTCCGCCGAAGTGCGTGAGCGCTACAACCGCAAGTACAAGTACCTCCTCATCGACGAGTACCAGGACACCAACCGCCCGCAGTATGAGCTGATGAAGCTGCTCGGCAAGCACGGCAACGTCTGCGTCGTCGGCGATGAAGACCAGTCCATCTACAGCTGGCGCGGCGCGGACATCAAGAACATCCTTGAGTTCGAAAAAGACTTTCCCAACGCGAAGACCATTCGCCTCGAACAGAACTACCGCTCCACGCAGGTCATCCTCGAAGGCGCCAGCGCGGTCGTCGCGCAGAACGTGCAGCGCAAGGGCAAGAACCTCTGGACCTCGCGTGAGGGCGGCTCGCTCATCGGCTACTACGAGGCCCCCGATGGCGAGAATGAAGCACTCTTTATTGCGGATAGGATCGCGCAGTACATTCGCGAAGCCGGCTCCAGTGAGGACCTGCCGCGCTGCGCCGTGCTCTATCGCACCAACTCGCAGTCGCGGCTGGTGGAAGAGGCGCTGCGGCGTTATCAGATCCAGTACCACATGGTCGGCGGCTTCAGCTTCTACGACCGCGCCGAGGTGAAGGACATGCTCAGCTACCTCAAGCTGGTGCAAAATCCGCACGACTCCATCGCGTTGGGACGCGTGGTGAACTCACCGCCGCGCGGCATCGGCAAAACCACGATGGAGACGCTCGAGCGCATCGCCCTCACCACCGGCCTCAGCACGTGGGAGGCGATCGGCCGCGCGATGGAGGAAAAGCTGCTGCCCGCGCGCACGCTCGCAGCGCTTGAAAAATTCAAGCGGCTCATCGAAGACGCGCGTGCCATGCTCGGCCCAGCGTTCGCTGAGTCGCTCGCCGCGAGCACAGTCCCGGACAACGTCGTGGCCTTCCTCGCGCCTGCTGAGGAAGAGCCCGGATACATCGAGTCGCTCGCCGCTTCAGCCGACACCGAGGCCGAGAACACCACGTTCGACTTCGGCTTCGCCACCGACGACGAGCCCACGCCTGCCATGACCGGCAGCGACGATGGTGCCAACACAAGCTTCGATACCAGCTTCAACTTCGGCTTCGACTTCGGCCCCAGTGAAGAGATCAGCACCCTCGCGCCGGAGAACGCGGCAGCAGGCACCGCGAGCCTCAACCCCTTCGCTCCCGTGCCGCTCAAGCGCTCTGCCAGTGACGAGATCCGCGACCGCTTGAAGCGCATCGCAGCAGAAGAGGTGCGCAGCGAAACCAGCGAGCGCCCCGCCTTCCGCAAGCCCGGTGATGCCGCCACGCTGCCCGAGCTGATCAAGTTCCTCAACGACCGCTCCGGCTACATCCGTGCGCTTGAGGACGAAGCCACACCCGAGTCCTTCTCGCGCATCGAGAACCTGAAGGAACTCGCCAACGCCGCGCAGGATGCGACGTCTCGCGGGGAGACATTGGCAGAGTTTTTAGACCATGCCGCGCTCGTCTCCGACGCCGACCAGTACTCGGCGGAAGCGCGCGTCACGCTCATGACGCTGCACGCGGCCAAGGGCCTCGAATTTCCGCTCGTCTTCCTCGCCGGTATGGAAGAAGGCCTCTTCCCGCACTCGCGCACGCTGCAGGACCCGGAACAGATGGAGGAGGAGCGCCGCCTCTGCTACGTCGGCATGACGCGTGCGATGGACACGCTGGTGATGACCCGCGCGCGCTATCGCCGCCGCTACGGCAGCGACATGCCGGAGTCCTCCATCGCTTCGCGGTTTCTGGAAGAGGTGCCGTCGCGGCTGGTCGAGGACCTTTCGCCGAAGGGCTATGGGAGCGCCTACTCTACGCCGTACCCGCAGCGGCGCGGCGGCGGGGATGACTATGGTGGGGAACGCCACTACTCGTATGAAGACGAGAGCCAGGAGCCGGGCGGTGGTGGCGCCCGCAGCTACGCCTCGCAGCGTTATGGCAGCAAGCCTCGCAGCGGCAGCGGCCCGCTCGACAACACCGCAGCCTTCTTCGGCAAGGGCAGTTCAGGCTTCAAAGGCCGCCCAAAGCTGGATGTCGCCTCGCCCACCGGCAAGACCGGCCTGGGCAAGGGCATCCGCGTCCGCCACCCCAAATATGGCGAAGGCATCATCTTCGCCCGCGAAGGCGAAGGTGAAGATGCCAAGATTACAGTACAATTTAGTGGTCACGGCATGAAGAAGCTGGTCGAAAAGTTCGCCCAGCTGGAACGACTGTAG
- the gluQRS gene encoding tRNA glutamyl-Q(34) synthetase GluQRS, with translation MPQPAHSYVGRLAPSPTGLLHLGHARTFWRAFERARAAGGRLWLRDEDLDTQRSKPEFAEAMREDLHWLGIEWDDELRQSQRVPIYRNAAEQLVTTGLAYRCVCSRKDLQAAMQAPHEDTDEPVYNGRCRENNTERTFDAGSSYRLHVPDGERIAFVDGHCGAQSFLAGCDAEADFGDFLIWRKDGLPSYQLACVVDDAAMEVTEVVRGADLLKSTARQILLQRALGLPTPAYYHCELMRDEAGVRLAKRHDALSLKALRESGLTSGQIRAGF, from the coding sequence ATGCCACAGCCTGCACACAGTTATGTTGGCCGTCTCGCGCCCTCGCCCACAGGGCTGCTGCACCTTGGGCATGCGCGAACGTTCTGGCGCGCGTTTGAGCGTGCTCGCGCTGCGGGTGGCAGGCTGTGGCTGCGTGATGAGGATCTGGACACGCAGCGGTCGAAGCCCGAGTTTGCTGAGGCAATGCGCGAGGACCTGCATTGGCTCGGCATCGAGTGGGACGACGAGTTGCGCCAAAGCCAGCGTGTGCCGATCTATCGCAACGCTGCCGAGCAGTTGGTGACGACAGGGTTGGCGTACCGCTGCGTGTGCAGTCGCAAAGACCTGCAGGCGGCCATGCAGGCCCCTCATGAGGACACGGACGAACCGGTCTACAACGGGCGCTGCCGTGAGAACAACACTGAACGAACATTCGATGCGGGCAGCAGTTATCGGCTGCATGTGCCTGACGGAGAGCGCATTGCGTTCGTAGACGGCCACTGTGGAGCGCAGAGCTTCCTCGCCGGTTGCGATGCGGAGGCCGACTTCGGTGACTTCCTGATCTGGCGCAAAGATGGGTTGCCGAGCTATCAGCTGGCGTGCGTGGTCGACGATGCTGCAATGGAGGTCACGGAAGTAGTACGCGGCGCGGACTTGTTGAAGTCGACGGCGCGGCAGATACTGCTGCAACGCGCGCTGGGGCTGCCGACGCCTGCGTACTACCACTGCGAGCTGATGCGCGACGAGGCCGGCGTGCGGCTCGCCAAGCGGCATGATGCGTTGAGCTTAAAAGCGCTGCGCGAATCCGGCCTGACATCCGGCCAGATTCGCGCAGGGTTTTGA